From Megalobrama amblycephala isolate DHTTF-2021 linkage group LG24, ASM1881202v1, whole genome shotgun sequence, the proteins below share one genomic window:
- the fitm2 gene encoding acyl-coenzyme A diphosphatase FITM2 produces the protein MAAIGSIVNNLACFWRQPCTRTYLPHLFICISFTGSLLKMMDLVPESYFSSSRNILNLYFVKISWGWTIVLLLPFIIYSNSFNKSHTFVLRRLTSLLVATLIWYTCTETFFYIEDITGSCYESDNMQVIHGDITTKTACKKAGFIWDGFDISGHSFILAYSSLVIVEEMVPMLHITDVYRKAPLDFLYIALNAIVVIWIWMFGCTSVYFHDLIDKILGTLCGILGWYVTYVVWYPFRFSPGLPPQQKQHA, from the exons ATGGCTGCTATAGGCAGCATAGTGAACAATTTGGCTTGTTTCTGGAGACAGCCATGTACCCGTACTTATTTACCGCacttgtttatttgtatttcgTTTACAGGATCGCTTTTGAAAATGATGGACCTCGTGCCGGAGAGCTACTTCAGTAGCagtagaaatattttaaatct atattttgtgaaaatttCTTGGGGATGGACCATTGTTTTGCTTCTgcctttcatcatttactccaaCTCCTTCAACAAAAGCCACACGTTTGTGTTGAGGCGGCTTACATCACTACTGGTAGCAACCCTCATTTGGTACACCTGCACTGAGACTTTTTTCTACATTGAAGACATTACAGGTTCATGTTATGAGTCAGACAACATGCAAGTCATCCATGGTGACATTACCACAAAAACTGCATGCAAGAAGGCTGGATTCATTTGGGATGGAtttgacatatcaggacactcCTTCATCTTGGCTTACTCTTCTCTTGTGATTGTGGAGGAAATGGTGCCCATGTTACACATAACTGATGTTTACAGAAAAGCTCCTCTTGATTTTCTGTATATAGCACTTAATGCGATTGTGGTCATCTGGATATGGATGTTTGGATGCACTTCTGTGTATTTCCATGATCTTATTGACAAGATTCTAGGGACCTTGTGCGGGATATTAGGGTGGTACGTGACCTATGTTGTTTGGTACCCATTTCGCTTTTCTCCAGGTCTCCCTCCACAGCAGAAACAACATGCTTAG
- the LOC125259625 gene encoding protein lifeguard 2-like: MTQGKLSVATNKSENGLDVQPVASDPPSYHEATAGGSPCYSGAYPEDGEMLTEFSWDDRRIRRIFIRKVYTILMLQLSVTFAFVSLFVFCKPVKDYIHTNPGWYWASYAVFFVTYLTLSCCRGPRRQFPWNLILLTIFTLSLSYMTGTLSSYYNTSSVVICLGITILVCLAITIFSFQTKIDITSYQGVLVVFCTVVFICGIVLAFILPFAYVPWLHVVYAALGAILFCMFLAFDTQMLMGSKRYTISPEEYIFATLSIYLDIVYIFSFFLQLFGTPERQ, encoded by the exons ATGACCCAGGGAAAG CTTTCAGTAGCAACAAACAAGTCAGAGAATGGCTTGGATGTTCAGCCGGTGGCCTCAGATCCTCCAAGTTATCATGAGGCAACTGCTg GTGGCAGCCCTTGTTATAGTGGAGCTTATCCCGAAGATGGTGAGATGCTCACAGAATTCAGCTGGGATGACCGAAGGATCAGGAGGATATTCATCCGCAAG GTGTACACCATCCTGATGCTCCAGCTTTCTGTCACATTTGCCTTTGTGTCTCTTTTCGTTTTctg TAAACCCGTGAAAGATTACATTCATACCAACCCTGGCTGGTATTGGGCATCATA TGCAGTGTTTTTTGTCACATATCTGACCCTGTCCTGCTGCCGTGGACCCCG GAGGCAGTTCCCATGGAATCTGATTCTGCTCACAATCTTT ACTCTGTCTCTTTCTTACATGACAGGAACGTTGTCCAG CTACTACAATACTTCATCTGTCGTCATCTGCCTGGGAATTACCATCTTGGTCTGTCTTGCAATTACAATCTTTAGCTTCCAAACCAAG atTGATATTACTTCATACCAAGGTGTGCTGGTGGTCTTCTGCACAGTAGTGTTTATTTGCGGAATTGTCCTGGCATTCATCCTGCCCTTTGCATAT GTTCCATGGTTGCACGTTGTGTATGCTGCCTTGGGAGCAATACTGTTTTGCATG TTCCTGGCATTTGACACGCAGATGCTGATGGGAAGCAAGCGATACACCATAAGTCCTGAGGAATACATCTTTGCCACCCTCAGCATATACCTGGACATTGTTTACatcttctctttctttctccagTTGTTTGGTACTCCTGAACGGCAGTGA
- the senp1 gene encoding LOW QUALITY PROTEIN: sentrin-specific protease 1 (The sequence of the model RefSeq protein was modified relative to this genomic sequence to represent the inferred CDS: deleted 1 base in 1 codon), translated as MFNKFYEWIGTGIASLRNGAPAGTVHAGSVRVDQDGTLRRKRPIDSLDDGDAVDQEEERVVKKFRMGDFMDTVKNAAEGVKTHGSSVAFWVKNSVTPNSRNMLPASPGPPQTGIPSEPPDNSAASASLWAENKFGDRSHDILEAPSSNTFVAPSSSVEWKTVTQSDSLRMEQSVTISKISRRQVCMDHSPHETHKANGHSVNLPAASSPKPSPSPRLGRSLYHRPHSLLSSVETSSGKANYTSLYEKTFPIRVVQSPSHGSSSRLRTRARCTAQESVRQEEKEVYRQLLAMVSGGQSTFLHDGSSHSSIRSHRDFSSFLSSSRSFLQCASPAGSGAGVSSYGLSSLPPSPQPGSSQASSALPSPGAASSIPEPQPWAHDLEPSTKRPAVPSAPSPAALQDTSSQDTQSSAYDGDSVIFVKEQQGKKPESSSVPCFQAELWIKELTSLYDSRARERRRLIEEQEALASQLLRQRLSGEGRATPVSVELKVRVPLEKEVPVAAVIKEPQPIKEEQEFPELTEDMEKEVSRALRGGSQDEVLSEGFRLTITRKDLQTLNHLNWLNDEVINFYMNMLVERSKQPNLPSAYTFNTFFFPKLRSSGYSAVRRWTKKVDIFSVDIILVPVHLGVHWCLSVVDFRKKSITYFDSMGGNNDEACRILLKYLKQESEDKKGQNLDTSEWTLKSKRPNEIPQQMNGSDCGMFTCKYAEYITKDRPITFTQKHMPYFRKRMVWEILHQKLL; from the exons ATGTTTAATAAGTTCTACGAATGGATCGGAACCGGCATCGCCAGTCTGCGAAACGGAGCTCCAGCTGGTACTGTTCATGCCGGTTCAGTGAGAGTGGATCAAGACGGGACATTACGGAGAAAAAGACCAATAGACAG TTTGGATGATGGAGATGCGGTTGATCAGGAGGAGGAGAGGGTGGTGAAGAAATTCAGAATGG gAGACTTTATGGATACGGTGAAAAATGCAGCCGAAGGAGTGAAGACCCATGGTTCGAGTGTTGCGTTTTGGGTGAAGAACAGTGTCACACCTAACTCTAGGAATATGCTGCCGGCATCACCGGGTCCACCTCAAACGGGAATACCATCAGAACCCCCAGACAATTCTGCTGCATCAGCATCTTTGTGGGCGGAAAACAAG tttGGGGATCGGTCACATGATATACTTGAGGCTCCATCATCCAATACATTTGTGGCTCCATCTAGTTCAGTTGAGTGGAAGACAGTCACGCAATCTG ACTCCTTAAGGATGGAGCAGTCTGTGACCATATCAAAAATTAGCAGGAGACAAGTTTGTATGGACCATTCACCCCATGAGACGCATAAAGCTAACGGACACTCGGTTAATTTACCTGCTGCCTCCTCGCCGAAACCATCCCCCTCTCCCCGCTTGGGCAGGTCCCTGTACCACCGACCACACAG tTTGCTGTCATCTGTGGAGACCAGTTCAGGAAAAGCCAATTATACCAGCCTGTATGAGAAGACATTTCCCATCCGAGTGGTCCAGAGTCCTTCACATGGCAGCTCAAGCCGTCTCCGGACCAGAGCCCGTTGTACAGCTCAAGAG tcTGTGCGTCAGGAGGAAAAGGAGGTTTATAGGCAGCTCCTCGCCATGGTGTCCGGTGGCCAA TCGACCTTCCTTCACGATGGAAGTTCTCACTCCAGCATTCGCTCGCATCGAGATTT CTCCAGTTTCCTGTCGTCCAGTCGAAGTTTTCTTCAATGTGCCTCTCCAGCAGGCTCCGGTGCTGGTGTTTCGTCCTACGGGTTATCCAGTCTGCCTCCCAGCCCCCAGCCTGGGTCCAGTCAGGCTTCCAGTGCCCTACCCAGTCCTGGTGCAGCCTCTAGCATTCCAGAGCCTCAGCCGTGGGCCCATGACCTTGAGCCCAGTACTAAAAGACCAGCTGTTCCCTCAGCTCCATCACCAGCTGCCCTTCAGGATACCTCCTCTCAGGACACACAGTCATCAG CTTACGATGGAGATTCAGTCATTTTTGTAAAGGAGCAACAGGGCAAGAAGCCTGAGAGCTCGAG TGTGCCGTGCTTCCAGGCTGAACTGTGGATCAAAGAACT GACTAGCCTCTATGACTCTCGAGCTCGGGAGCGACGGAGGTTGATTGAAGAGCAGGAGGCTCTGGCCTCTCAGCTCCTGCGCCAG CGTCTGTCTGGAGAGGGTCGAGCCACCCCAGTGAGTGTTGAGCTGAAGGTTCGAGTCCCTCTAGAGAAGGAGGTTCCTGTTGCAGCTGTTATCAAAGAGCCTCAGCCTATTAAAGAGGAGCAAGAATTCCCAGAGTTAACAGAG GACATGGAGAAGGAGGTGAGCAGAGCTCTGAGAGGCGGCAGTCAAGATGAGGTTCTCAGCGAGGGCTTCCGCCTCACCATCACCAGGAAGGACCTGCAGACGCTCAACCACCTCAACTGGCTCAATGATGAG GTTATTAATTTCTACATGAACATGCTTGTGGAGCGCAGTAAACAGCCAAACCTGCCCTCCGCTTACACCTTCAACACCTTCTTCTTTCCCAAACTGCGGAGCTCCGGTTACTCTGCTGTCCGTCGCTGGACTAAGAAAGTGGACATCTTTTCTGTAGACATCATTCTGGTGCCTGTCCACCTGGGGGTGCACTGGTGCTTGTCT GTGGTGGATTTTCGTAAGAAGAGCATCACTTACTTTGATTCCATGGGAGGAAACAATGACGAGGCCTGCAGGATTTTATT AAAATATCTGAAACAAGAAAGTGAAGACAAGAAGGGGCAGAACTTGGATACCTCAGAATGGACTCTAAAAAGTAAAAGACCCAAT GAGATCCCTCAGCAAATGAATGGAAGTGACTGCGGAATGTTCACATGCAAATATGCTGAATACATCACCAAAGACCGACCAATCACATTCACACAG aaacacaTGCCCTATTTCAGAAAACGAATGGTATGGGAGATCCTGCACCAGAAACTGTTGTGA